A window of Marinobacter salarius contains these coding sequences:
- the prpB gene encoding methylisocitrate lyase, translated as MSKTLSPGARFRKALKENHPLQIVGTINAYTAMMAEKVGHQAIYLSGGGVANASYGLPDLGMTTLNDVVEDVRRITAATDVPLLVDIDTGWGGAFNIARTIREMERAGAAAVHIEDQVAQKRCGHRPNKEIVSQEEMVDRIKAAVDARQDDDFFIMARTDAFQKEGLEAAIERAKACIEAGADGIFAEAVTELEHYKAFSEALDVPVLANITEFGATPLYNRKELADAGAGMVLYPLSAFRAMNKAALTVYENILEKGDQKDVVDLMQTRMELYDFLNYHDFEQKLDELFQQKKG; from the coding sequence ATGTCCAAAACACTATCCCCAGGCGCACGCTTCCGCAAAGCCCTGAAAGAAAACCACCCCTTACAGATTGTCGGTACCATCAACGCCTATACTGCCATGATGGCGGAAAAGGTCGGTCACCAGGCCATCTACCTGTCCGGAGGCGGTGTTGCCAATGCTTCCTATGGTTTGCCGGATCTGGGCATGACCACTCTGAACGATGTGGTCGAGGATGTCCGCCGCATCACTGCGGCCACCGACGTCCCGCTGCTGGTAGACATCGATACCGGATGGGGCGGGGCCTTCAACATTGCTCGCACAATCCGTGAAATGGAACGCGCTGGCGCAGCTGCGGTTCATATCGAGGATCAGGTTGCCCAGAAACGCTGTGGTCACCGACCGAACAAGGAAATCGTCTCCCAGGAAGAAATGGTGGATCGCATCAAGGCCGCCGTGGATGCCCGTCAGGACGATGACTTTTTCATCATGGCCCGCACCGACGCGTTCCAGAAAGAAGGCCTGGAAGCGGCCATTGAGCGCGCAAAGGCCTGCATAGAAGCAGGCGCCGACGGCATTTTTGCTGAAGCGGTGACCGAGTTGGAGCACTACAAGGCCTTCTCTGAAGCCTTGGACGTGCCGGTGCTGGCCAATATTACCGAGTTCGGTGCCACGCCGTTGTACAATCGCAAGGAGCTTGCAGATGCCGGCGCCGGTATGGTGCTGTATCCATTGAGTGCCTTTCGCGCCATGAACAAGGCGGCACTGACAGTTTACGAAAACATCCTCGAGAAAGGTGACCAGAAAGACGTGGTTGACCTTATGCAAACGCGGATGGAGTTGTACGATTTCCTGAACTACCACGATTTCGAACAGAAGCTGGACGAGCTGTTCCAGCAGAAAAAGGGTTAA
- the prpC gene encoding 2-methylcitrate synthase produces the protein MAEAKQLGGAGLRGQVAGVTSLCTVGQSGAGLTYRGYDISDLADHAQFEEVAYLLLRGKLPNRQELEDYKTKLVSMRELPYAVKSVLEHIPKDAHPMDVMRTGCSMLGNLETETDFSQQNDKIDRMLALFPAIITYWYRFAHEGVRIDTASDVDSIGGHFLELLHGKKPSELHERVMNVSLILYAEHEFNASTFTARVCASTLSDIHSCVTGAIGTLRGPLHGGANEAAMALIQKFQTPDEAEKGLLGMLERKEKIMGFGHAIYRESDPRNAIIKKWSEELAKEVGDTVLYPVSVRCEEVMWREKKLFCNADFFHASAYHFMGIPTELFTPIFVMSRVSGWTAHVKEQRENNRIIRPSADYDGPADSKWVPIDERP, from the coding sequence ATGGCTGAAGCAAAACAACTCGGAGGCGCAGGTCTTCGCGGCCAGGTGGCTGGCGTAACGTCACTGTGTACTGTTGGCCAATCCGGCGCCGGCCTGACCTATCGTGGCTATGACATCAGCGACCTGGCGGACCACGCCCAGTTTGAGGAAGTGGCCTACCTGCTGCTGCGCGGCAAGCTACCTAACCGGCAGGAGCTTGAGGACTACAAGACAAAACTTGTGAGTATGCGTGAACTGCCATACGCCGTGAAATCTGTCCTGGAGCACATTCCCAAAGACGCTCACCCCATGGATGTGATGCGCACCGGCTGCTCAATGCTGGGCAACCTGGAAACGGAGACCGACTTCAGCCAGCAGAACGACAAGATCGACCGCATGCTGGCGCTGTTCCCGGCCATCATCACCTACTGGTACCGCTTCGCCCATGAAGGCGTGCGTATCGATACCGCCAGCGACGTGGATTCCATTGGTGGCCATTTCCTGGAACTGCTTCACGGCAAGAAACCCAGCGAACTGCATGAGCGCGTTATGAACGTGTCGCTGATTCTTTATGCAGAGCATGAGTTCAACGCCTCTACCTTCACGGCTCGTGTGTGTGCTTCCACCCTGTCGGATATCCACAGCTGCGTGACCGGTGCCATTGGTACCCTGCGCGGCCCGCTCCACGGTGGTGCCAATGAGGCGGCCATGGCGCTGATCCAGAAATTCCAGACCCCGGACGAAGCCGAGAAAGGCCTGCTGGGCATGCTGGAGCGCAAAGAGAAGATCATGGGCTTCGGCCATGCGATCTACAGGGAGTCTGATCCCCGCAACGCCATCATCAAGAAATGGTCGGAGGAGCTCGCCAAGGAAGTGGGTGATACCGTTCTGTACCCGGTATCGGTTCGTTGTGAGGAGGTCATGTGGCGCGAGAAGAAGCTGTTCTGCAACGCCGACTTCTTCCATGCCTCCGCCTATCACTTCATGGGTATCCCGACCGAACTGTTTACTCCCATCTTCGTGATGTCGCGAGTGTCTGGTTGGACCGCCCACGTGAAAGAACAGCGTGAAAATAACCGCATCATTCGCCCAAGTGCCGACTACGATGGCCCGGCGGATTCTAAATGGGTGCCGATCGACGAGCGGCCGTAA
- the acnD gene encoding Fe/S-dependent 2-methylisocitrate dehydratase AcnD, producing the protein MNTDYRKPLPGTDLEYFDTRQAVEDIQPGAYDKLPYTSKILAEQLVRRCDPSALTDSLKQLIERKRDLDFPWYPARVVCHDILGQTALVDLAGLRDAIKEKGGDPAKVNPVVPTQLIVDHSLAVEHAGFEKDAFEKNRAVEDRRNDDRFHFINWTKTAFKNVDVIPPGNGIMHQINLEKMSPVVQNRDGIAYPDTCVGTDSHTPMVDALGVISVGVGGLEAESVMLGRASMMRLPDIVGVELKGKLQPGITGTDMVLAITEFLRKERVVGAYLEFYGEGADSLTVGDRATISNMTPEYGATAAMFYIDGQTIDYLKLTGREDDQVALVETYSKETGLWADSMKNAEYERVLTFDLSNVHRTLAGPSNPHAHLPTSELAERGVAGKWEKEEGKMPDGACIIAAITSCTNTSNPRNMVAAGLIARNANKLGLTRKPWVKTSLAPGSKTVKMYLEEASLMSELEELGFGVVAFACTTCNGMSGALDPKIQKEIVDRDLYSTAVLSGNRNFDGRIHPYAKQAFLASPPLVVAYAIAGTIRFDIEKDALGHDKDGNPITLKDIWPDDAEIDAIVKSSVKPEQFRSTYIPMFDITRDAHANTNPNYDWRPQSTYIRRPPYWEGGMVGEKTLKGMRPLAVLPDNITTDHLSPSNAILMDSAAGEYLHKMGVPEEDFNSYATHRGDHLTAQRATFANPKLFNEMVRDESGKVKQGSLARVEPEGKVTRMWEAIETYMERKQPLIIIAGADYGQGSSRDWAAKGVALAGVEAIVAEGFERIHRTNLVGMGVMPLQFEEGTTRQTLGIDGTETYDVEGTAAPRAQLTLVIHRNNGSTERVPVICRLDTAEEVSIYSAGGVLQRFAEDFLQSEGAA; encoded by the coding sequence ATGAACACTGATTACCGCAAACCCCTCCCGGGCACCGACCTGGAGTATTTTGACACCCGTCAGGCTGTGGAAGACATCCAGCCTGGCGCCTACGACAAACTGCCGTACACTTCCAAGATCCTGGCAGAGCAGCTGGTTCGTCGTTGTGATCCATCGGCACTGACGGATTCCCTCAAGCAGCTGATCGAACGTAAGCGGGACCTGGATTTCCCCTGGTACCCGGCCCGCGTGGTTTGCCATGACATCCTTGGCCAGACGGCCCTGGTAGATCTGGCTGGCCTGCGCGATGCCATCAAGGAAAAGGGTGGTGATCCGGCGAAAGTCAATCCGGTGGTGCCCACCCAGTTGATCGTGGATCACTCGCTGGCCGTTGAGCACGCCGGTTTCGAGAAAGACGCGTTTGAGAAAAACCGTGCCGTGGAAGACCGTCGCAACGACGACCGCTTCCACTTCATCAACTGGACCAAGACTGCGTTCAAGAATGTGGATGTGATTCCTCCGGGCAACGGCATCATGCACCAGATCAACCTGGAGAAGATGTCGCCGGTGGTTCAGAACCGTGACGGTATTGCGTATCCGGATACCTGCGTGGGAACCGACAGCCACACGCCAATGGTAGATGCCCTTGGTGTTATTTCCGTGGGTGTTGGCGGCCTTGAAGCCGAAAGCGTGATGCTGGGCCGCGCCTCCATGATGCGCCTGCCGGACATCGTGGGTGTGGAGCTCAAGGGCAAGCTGCAACCAGGAATCACAGGTACCGACATGGTGCTGGCTATCACTGAATTCCTGCGTAAAGAAAGGGTGGTAGGTGCCTACCTGGAATTCTACGGCGAAGGCGCCGACAGCCTGACCGTAGGTGACCGGGCCACCATCTCCAACATGACTCCGGAATACGGTGCCACGGCGGCGATGTTCTATATCGACGGCCAGACCATCGATTACCTCAAGCTGACCGGGCGTGAAGACGACCAGGTCGCCCTGGTTGAGACCTACTCCAAAGAGACAGGCCTGTGGGCCGACAGCATGAAAAACGCCGAATACGAGCGAGTGCTGACGTTTGACCTGTCCAATGTGCACCGTACGCTGGCAGGCCCGTCCAACCCCCACGCGCATCTTCCCACCTCCGAACTGGCCGAGCGCGGTGTTGCCGGCAAGTGGGAAAAGGAAGAGGGCAAGATGCCGGACGGCGCGTGCATCATCGCCGCGATTACCAGTTGCACGAACACCAGCAACCCCCGCAATATGGTGGCCGCAGGCCTGATCGCCCGTAATGCCAACAAGCTGGGCCTGACTCGCAAGCCCTGGGTAAAGACTTCCCTGGCGCCGGGCTCCAAGACGGTAAAAATGTATCTGGAAGAAGCCAGCCTGATGTCCGAGCTGGAAGAGCTCGGCTTCGGCGTAGTGGCTTTCGCCTGCACCACCTGCAATGGCATGAGCGGCGCACTGGACCCGAAGATCCAAAAGGAAATTGTTGATCGGGACCTGTATTCCACCGCCGTGCTCTCGGGCAACCGGAACTTTGACGGCCGGATTCACCCCTACGCCAAGCAGGCGTTCCTGGCATCACCGCCACTTGTGGTGGCGTATGCGATTGCAGGTACCATCCGCTTTGACATCGAGAAAGACGCCTTGGGTCACGACAAGGATGGCAACCCCATCACCTTGAAGGACATCTGGCCGGACGATGCGGAAATTGATGCCATCGTGAAGTCCAGCGTGAAGCCGGAGCAGTTCCGCAGCACGTACATCCCGATGTTCGACATCACCCGGGATGCGCACGCCAACACCAACCCGAACTACGACTGGCGCCCCCAGAGCACCTACATTCGCCGCCCGCCGTATTGGGAAGGTGGCATGGTAGGCGAGAAAACCCTGAAGGGTATGCGCCCGCTGGCGGTGTTGCCGGACAACATCACCACCGACCACCTGTCGCCGTCCAACGCGATCCTGATGGACAGCGCAGCCGGTGAATACCTGCATAAAATGGGCGTGCCGGAGGAAGACTTCAACTCCTACGCCACCCATCGGGGCGATCACCTGACGGCACAGCGTGCAACCTTCGCCAACCCGAAGCTGTTCAACGAAATGGTGCGGGACGAGAGCGGCAAGGTGAAGCAGGGCTCCCTGGCGAGGGTTGAGCCGGAAGGCAAGGTCACCCGCATGTGGGAAGCCATCGAAACCTACATGGAACGGAAGCAGCCACTGATCATCATCGCCGGTGCCGACTACGGTCAGGGTTCGTCCCGTGACTGGGCGGCCAAGGGCGTGGCCCTGGCGGGCGTGGAAGCCATCGTGGCCGAAGGCTTTGAGCGCATTCACCGCACCAATCTCGTCGGCATGGGTGTTATGCCTCTGCAGTTCGAGGAAGGCACCACGCGGCAAACCCTGGGTATTGATGGTACCGAAACCTATGATGTAGAGGGTACAGCCGCACCGCGTGCACAACTCACGCTGGTTATCCACCGCAACAACGGCAGCACCGAGCGTGTGCCCGTGATCTGCCGTCTGGATACAGCGGAAGAAGTGTCTATCTATAGTGCTGGTGGTGTGCTTCAGCGCTTTGCCGAGGACTTCCTGCAATCGGAGGGCGCCGCATGA
- a CDS encoding PEP-CTERM sorting domain-containing protein — protein sequence MSVEYPDKLSLDGVFYDDLFTTMSIDFGGSLFSGMFSFLSDTDNNDFDAGSPITPTNPVPEPGTLALLGLGALGFGLRRRSRKA from the coding sequence GTGAGCGTGGAATACCCTGACAAGCTGTCTCTCGATGGCGTGTTCTACGACGACCTGTTCACAACCATGTCGATTGACTTCGGTGGCAGCCTGTTCTCAGGCATGTTCAGTTTCCTGTCGGACACTGACAACAACGATTTCGACGCCGGTAGCCCGATCACTCCGACCAACCCGGTTCCCGAGCCCGGTACGCTGGCACTGCTGGGTCTCGGCGCCCTGGGCTTTGGCCTGCGTCGCCGTAGTCGCAAGGCGTAA
- a CDS encoding glucan biosynthesis protein — MDRRTLIKTFVSLAGAQALPLSALMYSGSSVAGEVGEPKPFSYAWLKGHARALAGEPWVSHEGELPGSLKNLSWDDYQAIGFRPEEALWRNDDNAFQVQLFHLGLYFKTPVRIHEVEDGEARELAYKPEYFRYEGEQPLGTLPEDLGYAGFRVHFHTDYERDLAAFLGASYFRAVGSEMQYGLSARGLAIDTALESGEEFPQFSAFWLEKPKPGSQNMVVYALLDSPSTTGAYAFTLTPGRNMVMSVDAALYPRKPIQRVGVAPLTSMYQTGENDRRMAYDWRPEIHDSDGLSILNGQGEWLWRPLVNPRSIRVNTFVDNNPRGFGLLQRDRGFANYQDDGVFYEKRPSTWVTPHDDWGKGSVMLVEIPTKDETFDNIVAFWHPEKPMEPGQEYLYSYTLSWGAEPPMEPEELATVQATRTGLGGVVGQEREYFSWRFAVDFAGGALPLVGDDAEVEPVITASRGEVEITSARPLDSIGGYRAMFDLVPDDSLEPIDLRLQLKLGNQVLTETWLYQYTPPPKDERTLY; from the coding sequence ATGGACAGACGCACACTGATCAAAACCTTCGTCAGTCTGGCAGGAGCCCAGGCATTGCCCCTCTCGGCATTGATGTACAGTGGTTCCAGCGTGGCGGGCGAGGTTGGTGAGCCCAAGCCATTCAGTTACGCGTGGCTGAAAGGCCATGCGCGGGCTTTGGCCGGCGAACCCTGGGTGTCACATGAAGGGGAGTTACCCGGTTCCTTGAAGAATCTGTCCTGGGACGATTACCAGGCGATCGGCTTTCGCCCCGAAGAAGCGCTTTGGCGCAACGACGACAATGCGTTCCAGGTGCAGCTCTTCCATCTTGGCCTCTACTTCAAAACCCCGGTGCGCATCCACGAAGTGGAAGATGGCGAGGCTCGGGAGCTGGCGTACAAGCCGGAATACTTCCGATATGAGGGTGAACAACCCCTGGGAACCCTGCCGGAGGATCTTGGCTATGCCGGTTTCCGTGTTCACTTCCACACGGACTACGAGCGCGACCTGGCCGCTTTCCTGGGCGCCAGCTACTTCCGGGCGGTTGGGTCAGAAATGCAATACGGGCTCTCTGCCAGGGGCCTGGCGATCGACACCGCACTGGAAAGCGGGGAAGAGTTCCCGCAGTTTTCGGCCTTCTGGCTGGAGAAACCGAAACCGGGCAGCCAGAACATGGTGGTCTATGCACTTCTGGATTCACCCAGCACGACCGGTGCCTATGCCTTTACGTTGACCCCGGGACGGAACATGGTGATGAGCGTGGATGCGGCGCTATACCCGAGAAAACCCATTCAGCGGGTGGGGGTCGCGCCACTGACCAGTATGTACCAGACCGGTGAGAATGATCGCCGCATGGCCTATGACTGGCGCCCGGAAATTCACGATTCGGACGGTTTGTCGATTCTGAACGGGCAGGGCGAGTGGCTGTGGCGGCCACTGGTCAACCCTCGTTCGATCCGGGTAAATACGTTTGTTGACAATAATCCTCGTGGGTTTGGTTTGTTGCAGCGCGACCGTGGCTTTGCGAATTATCAGGATGACGGCGTGTTCTACGAGAAGCGTCCGAGCACCTGGGTTACGCCCCACGATGACTGGGGCAAGGGTAGCGTGATGCTGGTGGAGATCCCCACCAAGGACGAGACGTTCGACAATATCGTCGCCTTCTGGCATCCCGAGAAGCCCATGGAGCCCGGGCAGGAGTATCTCTATTCCTACACGCTGTCATGGGGAGCCGAGCCGCCGATGGAGCCAGAGGAGCTGGCCACGGTTCAGGCAACGCGTACGGGATTGGGTGGCGTTGTCGGGCAGGAGAGAGAATACTTCTCCTGGCGATTTGCCGTGGACTTTGCCGGCGGCGCGCTGCCGCTGGTGGGAGACGATGCGGAGGTAGAGCCGGTGATAACGGCCAGCCGCGGGGAGGTGGAAATCACGTCTGCACGACCACTGGATTCCATTGGTGGCTATCGGGCTATGTTTGACCTGGTGCCCGACGACTCCCTGGAGCCGATTGACCTGCGCCTTCAGCTCAAGCTCGGCAATCAGGTCCTTACCGAAACCTGGTTGTACCAGTACACGCCGCCTCCCAAGGACGAGCGCACGCTCTATTAG
- a CDS encoding PA14 domain-containing protein has product MPRYMVAIFVCSALLMKGCQTWPPQDPNLLPPTAALPESSTQGEVQIYYWENISGTSVGALTSDQAFPDSPDLTEMLSELRGNTDRGDDYGSLVRGYIVPSEPGMYTFFVSGDDETEFWLSPSSDPSEKTKVAEVPGWTSALNYNKYSSQTSAAIELDTGEKYYFEIIHKEGAGGDHFSVAWEGPGFGREIISGQNIASYAGGTLHLEDGASAESSFRMGYTVGYLDGSEGLSFNPQFPPLDEDQDGIYDNWEMVHGLDPNDPNDSTSDPDNDLLVAADEFLLGTDENNPDTDGDGIPDGAEFALSLDPLDESDAQQDLDGDGFTNLEEYLAVTDPDDAQSLPESEFDEINYTQGFVGQYFAGTTFDSFLVARQDQSIQFESRYGSFAEGQPNDNFSARWYGQFVAPHSDGSRDYTFGVGIDDGARLYLDSEQVISAWQDQGETTYSSTLTLEPQQSVNILMEYYERGGAAVAQLFIRDVSTGENLTLTDVVRSPDLRSPATTDTDGDDLPDTWELRNGLAPWTFDASVVKNNQGVTNLEAFRSDVSPWTLEPLASPESPAIDNGDTGIPPEPSTSTATLTWTAPLTRVDGSSIALSEIDSYEIVYGSSPTDLSNTVSVDGAETSAEIGGLATGTWYFSIRVMDTNGLASANSEIVSKEVQ; this is encoded by the coding sequence ATGCCGCGCTATATGGTAGCTATCTTCGTTTGCTCGGCTTTGTTGATGAAAGGTTGTCAAACTTGGCCCCCGCAAGATCCCAATTTACTCCCTCCTACCGCTGCGCTTCCGGAGTCTAGCACCCAAGGAGAAGTCCAAATCTATTACTGGGAGAATATTTCAGGCACTTCAGTAGGGGCTCTCACTTCAGATCAAGCATTTCCTGATTCACCCGATCTCACAGAAATGCTTAGCGAGCTTCGGGGAAATACAGATCGGGGGGATGATTACGGTAGCTTGGTCAGGGGATATATTGTTCCTTCCGAACCAGGTATGTACACCTTTTTTGTAAGCGGAGATGATGAGACGGAGTTTTGGCTTAGCCCTTCCTCCGACCCTTCCGAGAAAACGAAAGTTGCGGAAGTTCCGGGTTGGACCAGTGCGTTGAATTACAACAAGTATAGTTCGCAGACCTCCGCTGCAATCGAACTCGATACAGGCGAAAAGTACTATTTCGAAATTATTCACAAGGAAGGCGCAGGTGGTGATCACTTCAGCGTTGCTTGGGAAGGCCCCGGATTCGGTCGTGAAATCATATCTGGACAGAATATCGCAAGCTATGCTGGCGGGACTCTTCATTTAGAAGATGGCGCCAGTGCCGAATCGAGTTTCAGGATGGGATATACTGTCGGCTATCTTGATGGCTCAGAAGGTCTTTCTTTCAACCCACAATTCCCACCGCTGGATGAAGACCAGGATGGAATATACGACAACTGGGAGATGGTACATGGTTTAGACCCGAATGACCCAAATGACTCAACCTCGGATCCCGACAACGACTTGCTAGTTGCAGCCGACGAGTTTTTATTGGGGACCGACGAGAACAATCCAGACACTGACGGTGACGGCATTCCTGACGGCGCCGAGTTTGCCCTTTCACTGGATCCTCTGGACGAATCTGACGCTCAACAGGATCTGGACGGCGATGGTTTTACCAATCTTGAAGAATACCTTGCTGTAACTGACCCGGACGATGCCCAGTCTCTCCCGGAAAGTGAGTTTGATGAAATAAACTATACACAAGGCTTTGTCGGCCAATATTTCGCGGGAACTACCTTCGATAGTTTTCTGGTCGCTCGCCAAGACCAAAGTATTCAGTTTGAATCTCGTTATGGTTCTTTTGCAGAAGGACAGCCGAATGATAATTTCAGCGCCAGATGGTATGGCCAGTTTGTAGCGCCTCACTCCGACGGCAGCAGAGATTACACATTTGGCGTCGGTATCGACGACGGTGCGAGGCTTTATTTAGATAGTGAACAGGTCATTTCTGCCTGGCAAGACCAAGGTGAGACGACCTATTCATCCACTTTAACTCTAGAGCCTCAGCAGAGCGTAAATATTTTGATGGAGTACTATGAGCGAGGTGGCGCTGCCGTTGCCCAGCTCTTCATCAGGGACGTCTCAACAGGCGAAAACCTCACCCTTACCGATGTCGTTAGATCTCCGGATCTGCGTAGCCCTGCAACCACTGACACTGACGGAGATGACTTGCCCGATACATGGGAACTCCGCAATGGCCTTGCACCATGGACATTTGACGCATCCGTTGTTAAAAACAATCAGGGGGTCACTAATTTAGAGGCTTTCCGAAGTGATGTTAGCCCCTGGACATTGGAACCCCTAGCCTCACCAGAAAGCCCTGCCATTGATAATGGTGACACAGGTATTCCTCCAGAACCCTCAACCTCAACGGCTACGTTAACCTGGACAGCACCATTAACTCGAGTCGATGGAAGTTCGATTGCACTCAGCGAAATCGACAGTTATGAAATAGTTTACGGAAGTTCCCCAACCGATCTAAGCAATACAGTGTCGGTAGACGGTGCCGAAACGAGTGCGGAGATAGGCGGTTTAGCTACAGGTACCTGGTATTTTTCGATCAGAGTAATGGATACGAACGGCCTAGCAAGTGCTAACTCAGAAATAGTAAGCAAGGAGGTTCAGTAG
- the prpF gene encoding 2-methylaconitate cis-trans isomerase PrpF, which produces MTHAPQIKVPATYMRGGTSKGVFFRLKDLPEAAQVPGKARDNLLLRVIGSPDPYQKQIDGMGGATSSTSKTVILAEPTQPDHDVDYLFGQVSIDKPFVDWSGNCGNLTAAVGAFAINGGFVAQDRIPENGIATVRIWQANIRKTIVARVPITNGEVQETGDFELDGVTFPAAEVQVEFMDPADGEGEGAMFPTGNLVDDLNVPGVGTLKATMINAGIPTIFLNADDIGYKGSELQDDINGNPEALAMFENIRAHGAVKMGLIQSVEEAANRQHTPKVAFVAKPSDYVSSSGKAIGAGDVDVLVRALSMGKLHHAMMGTAAVAIATAAAVPGTLVNLAAGGGDRTSVTFGHPSGTLQVGAEASQANGQWTATKAIMSRSARVLMEGWVRVPGD; this is translated from the coding sequence ATGACCCACGCGCCCCAGATCAAAGTCCCCGCCACCTATATGCGTGGCGGCACCAGCAAGGGCGTGTTCTTTCGCTTGAAAGATCTGCCCGAGGCGGCACAGGTCCCGGGCAAAGCCCGGGACAACCTCCTGCTGCGTGTGATCGGCAGTCCGGACCCTTACCAGAAGCAGATCGACGGCATGGGTGGTGCCACCTCCAGCACCAGCAAAACCGTGATTCTGGCGGAGCCGACACAACCGGATCACGACGTGGACTACCTCTTTGGCCAAGTATCCATCGACAAGCCTTTTGTTGACTGGAGCGGTAACTGCGGCAACCTGACCGCCGCCGTCGGCGCATTTGCCATCAATGGCGGGTTCGTCGCTCAGGATCGTATTCCGGAGAACGGTATCGCCACGGTTCGCATCTGGCAGGCCAATATCCGGAAAACCATCGTAGCCCGCGTTCCCATCACCAATGGAGAGGTGCAGGAAACCGGTGATTTCGAACTGGACGGCGTGACCTTCCCGGCGGCGGAAGTGCAGGTGGAATTCATGGACCCCGCCGACGGCGAAGGCGAAGGCGCCATGTTCCCCACCGGCAACCTGGTGGATGACCTGAACGTGCCTGGTGTTGGCACCCTCAAGGCCACCATGATCAATGCCGGCATTCCCACCATTTTCCTGAATGCAGACGACATTGGCTACAAGGGCTCGGAGCTGCAGGATGACATCAACGGCAATCCCGAAGCCCTTGCGATGTTTGAAAATATCCGTGCCCACGGTGCCGTCAAAATGGGACTGATTCAGTCCGTGGAAGAGGCCGCCAACCGCCAGCACACGCCCAAGGTAGCGTTTGTGGCCAAGCCGTCTGACTATGTGTCTTCCAGTGGCAAAGCCATCGGGGCAGGGGATGTGGACGTGCTGGTACGGGCTCTTTCCATGGGTAAGCTCCATCACGCAATGATGGGCACGGCCGCCGTTGCTATTGCCACCGCAGCTGCGGTACCGGGGACTCTGGTTAACCTGGCCGCTGGCGGCGGAGACAGAACCTCCGTGACCTTCGGCCACCCATCCGGGACTTTGCAGGTCGGTGCGGAAGCCAGCCAGGCCAACGGCCAGTGGACAGCCACCAAAGCCATCATGAGCCGCAGCGCGCGAGTGCTTATGGAAGGTTGGGTGAGGGTGCCTGGAGATTAG
- a CDS encoding GntR family transcriptional regulator: protein MPEAIAQTYTRADEAFDCLQTAIVKGDLAPGEKIGEVELCSRFNLTRGPLREALGRLESRGLLVRRPHAGVKVVSVSADELMELYRIRETMEGLAARQAAERMTDQEIADLSATLDSHERMIEQAQGQAYYQAEGDYDFHHRIATGSRNTKLAQMLLGDLYYMVRMYRYRLSTSSGRPHMALGEHRRIVEAIAQRDGELAEFLMKRHIHAARRNIEKKIQQGDLTI, encoded by the coding sequence ATGCCGGAAGCTATCGCCCAAACCTATACCCGTGCCGATGAAGCCTTCGATTGTCTGCAAACGGCCATCGTGAAGGGCGACCTTGCCCCTGGCGAAAAGATCGGCGAAGTCGAACTCTGCTCCCGTTTCAATCTTACCCGTGGACCGCTGCGCGAGGCGCTTGGCCGTCTTGAATCCCGGGGGTTGCTGGTGCGCCGGCCCCACGCCGGGGTAAAGGTGGTCTCAGTCAGCGCTGATGAACTCATGGAACTCTACCGCATTCGCGAAACCATGGAGGGGCTCGCCGCCCGTCAGGCCGCCGAGCGAATGACCGATCAGGAAATCGCTGACCTGTCCGCCACCCTCGATAGCCATGAGCGAATGATCGAACAGGCCCAGGGTCAGGCCTACTATCAGGCAGAAGGCGACTACGACTTCCATCACCGCATTGCCACCGGCAGTCGCAACACTAAACTCGCGCAAATGCTGTTGGGTGATCTTTACTATATGGTCCGGATGTACCGTTACCGTTTGAGCACGTCATCCGGGCGCCCTCACATGGCGCTGGGGGAGCATCGCAGAATTGTTGAAGCCATCGCTCAGCGTGACGGCGAGCTGGCGGAATTCCTGATGAAACGACACATCCATGCGGCCCGCAGAAACATCGAGAAAAAGATCCAGCAAGGCGATTTAACGATCTAG